The DNA region ACTGCTCCATGTTGTGTGTTTCCCTCTCGATGTGACGGGCGCGACGAAGTAATAAACGGCCCCTTATAAGGTTCAATTCAAAATGTGGCGCACGGGCCCGAGGGGCAACGCGAGAACCTCCGATGCCGATCTCGGGAAGCGGAAACGTAATTTGTTATACTCTTTCATTTAACTGCCGCCGAGCAACAAGTCCCAACGACGAACCAGTAGATTAGTCGGAGCGCTATCGGTACAACATGAGCTCGGGCGGAGATGAATTTCTCGGAAGGACCATCATCGGCTTTACATCTATTCCGTGAATTTCGACTCTATTGCGGAGGATTCCCTGACTTAAATTGACGGGAAGGAAAAAGGACACAGCATACAAAAGAACGACAGatttttaaaaaaaaaaaaaaaaaaaaagcggATGAAGCAGAAGGGAAAAGGGGGACCGTACTAAGCACTAAACAGCTTATTCAATAAACATGACATGTTCTCCGAAAGCAAGGGGCTGTGAGGACACATCCACCGACTCCTAGTCGTCAATGAGCGTCCAGTCAGCACCAGACGCTGGGCCTGTATCAAGGTCGCCAAGAAACACAACGTTGGGTAGAACGACGTGGCCCACCGACCCCAGCAAGGTATCAAGCCAAACGGTCGCTTCATGTACGTTGGCCTCAACGACGCCATagacctggacgaggcggcacTCGGCGAGTTGATTCCCATCTCGctggcatcgtcggcatTGGCAAATGCGCTGGCCTAAATGACTGTTCCATTTCTATGAGGCGCTGCATGACTGGCCCAATCTCAAATGCGCCTGATGTATCGATAGGGGGGTGGTTGATTGTGAACGCCTCAGCGTCAACAGGTGTTTGGTGGGCAGTGTTGCAGTCTCTTTCTGAGTTGGAGTCAGCACCATCCATGGCCGGTGGAAAAAGAAAAACCACGGGGAGACGGAGAGTAGTATTACCCCAGCGTAGGACACGCCCGAGCTCTCCGAGCACATCAATCGCTTCGTCCCTCAGCGTGCCTTGGGGTCCTTTCTGTAAGAGCGGGTGCAAACCGGATTGTATTCCAAGCGTGCCCGCAGCTTGTAAATGGGTCCCGGCAAAGACGCCCCAGGCCGCAAGGGCATGCTCGTATTCTAGAAAGAGCTTGCGGCGTGTGTTATGCAGATTCCCAATTTTGAGGTAATCCTCAAAGAGGCCCAGGCATTCAGCTACCAAGAAGACGATATGGTCTTCGTCACGTCGGAATCTGGCCATTTTTTGGGggcccgggggcgggggagaggagaggaaaCAGAAAACTGTCGATGTGTTGCACCAGGCTGAGAGACAAGTACCGTATTGAAAGCACACTTGGAGTCGAGGACGCCAGCGTTGAGCGTGAAGGGGAAAAGGGGGCGGTggggtgatgatgataaAATACATATAGTGAGCGTTCCCGTGTGACGTGCTCAGGGGCAACACGAACCGTGTAGTTGATATAGTTTCTGGCTCACAATGGATGCACGGGTGGaccggacggacggacggacggacgggcgggcgggcgggcgggcgcgactTGAACCTGAACTCTCTCGCCCGATGGTCAGCAAACATGAACTGACCTGCACGTcacgccgctggctggcgggtgCGTCCGCTGAAACTCAGGTTGGTCCGTCAAACTGCCGAGCATTCGACATCATGAAATCATAAAATATGGTTCCGCGACCGTCTGCACTGGCGATCCGCCCGCTCAAACGAGGCGAATACCAAGGCGCCGGTTTCCAACACCCAACATCCAATATCCAGTCATCTAGGCAGCCGCCACCTTtgcccctcgcccgcccgtccgtctgcGAGCATGGACTCAGAGACGATCAAAGTGAAGCTGTGCTGTTCAGCACGCATAGACTGCGCTCTGTGCCTTGGGGCGCGCTgtgccccccgcccctcaaCATGATGTGTTTGTCGAACATGGAACACCCGCGGACTAGGGTCGAATTGTTCTGAATCAAAGTAAACCAAACTGTTTGGCTCGCCTAATGTTGTCAATTTATGCCTCTATGTGTCAAGCTGAAACGCATAATGGCTACTTCTTTACGTTCGTTGAGAAGCGGAGGTGGGAGGGGCCATGCCTCCTGTCACGCGCCTATGTCGCGATGGAGTGTCGAGAGCCCTGTCATAATTGTAACGTAATGGAATCTACGATCTGACATTCGCCGGCCTTTGAAACCAGTGCCCGACGGTTTTGACGAGCTAATCACTCCGAGGTCAGACCAGACTCTTTCATGCCAGTATCAACGGCTAGTTGACGTATAAATTGCTCAACCCGACTGGTGGCCCCCGATAACTGATCTCTGTTTGATATTTGATAACATTTTTTTTGTGACCTGAAAGCCAGCAATATGATAGCAAGACCGTGACAGCAAAAAGAAGACCGCGGGAATACTACCCGCTGGTCTTTATCGCGTCGGCACTCTTTGCGCAATAAACAGCCGCCCTGAGTGCCCAGTACATGGCCAAAACCAGTGTTCTGAGGTTGCGTCAACATCGACCCTTTCTACTGTATCCTGAAGCCGCGTCTACAGAGCAGTGCGACGCCTGATCACACTACATGTGTAGTTGAAAGATGCAGATGGCTTGTATCTGAACAGTCAATTAACGGGCTTACACGGCGAGTTGCCATGACGGCTCCCGAGTTTCGACGAGCCCAACCCGTATGTTGGCGGGTGGAGACCAGAGGTTTCATGTTGTCGTCCCACTCTACAGCGttggcgccgcagccaatTGTGTGTATTATCAATTGATCCTTACCtgtccccccccttctcctaGTGTCCTACAACtaggagctcgaggcgcttAACATCACGACCAAGGACCTATGGGGAAGTATACTCAAGGATAAGAAACATGGAACATGAGCCGCACGACGTATCAAATGCTAATaggctcgccgtcgtctaACAGCCATGCTAATATTGCTCCCATCTGCCCAGTCGTGATCGGGCTGACTCACCACTTGCCTGCAGGAAGAAAAGGAAACGTGACTCGACCACTGATATGAATGAAGACTTTCTCAGGGCGGGCCCAACAACTCACGCCTCGTCCTCAAATCGACGAAAAAGACGTCGAATTTCTCCGCAATGGCACCTGTCACGAACCAAATGCTCAACGCCAAGCGTGAAGCCAACTGCGTCGGGCTTACCACCGAGCGCAAATACTTCAAGGTCGGCCACACGTGGATCAAGCGCAGCCTTCGCCCGGCAGAATGGCAGACGAACCCCTTCACCGGCACGCTCGTGGTGCCCCGCTTCGGAACGGAGCGCATTTTAAACGAAGCTGCCGCGATGCAGTTCGTCGCCGAAAGGACCAGCATCCCAGTCCCCAAGCTTCATGCTTGCTTCCAGGACGATGAGGCGGCTTACCTCGTCATGGAGTACGTCAATGGGGTGACCATGGACGAGCTCAGTGCCACGGAGAGGAAAACGGTAGAGAGGGAGCTAGAAGGGTATCTAGAGACGTTGCGGGCCTTGAAATCGAACTCGTGGGGCGGCCCGTCGGGCATTGTACGTCTAGACGTGGCTAACCTCTGCACGATATTCCACTTTAACATTAGGTATACAGATTGTCCCACCGTACCGCGTCATGGTCAAGTTAACACGCTCGGACTGGAAGATGAAGCCAAGATCGTCGGAGGATCTTGTATTTTGCCATAACGACTTTTCCACTCACAATGTTCTTGTCGATCCAAGCACGTTAAAGGTTAACGCCATCATAGACTGGGAATATGCAGGATTTTATCCTATCGAGTTTGAAGGTCTCTTCTTCCGACGGCCTGGACCGTCCATTGCGCTAGAAGGAGAGGCAGATGACACAGATGAGTTGGTGGATATCATGCTAAGAAATGTGGCACAATAGGTGATTCAAGATCTCAACTACGGAGTAGTTATAAAGTAAAGATATGGGTAGGCTGCATTGACCCGGGGTTGCCGCCCCCTACGTGCTTTGCCGCTGGACAAGATACGTCGTTGACATGCCGTATCCAAGATCCTTTGCCAGGCAAAGTCAATACTAATCGTGGCTGCGGGAGCGACTTCATGCTGATACCACCCAAGGCCCTCAGCCGTGAGCTTTATACAAGGTGGCAGAATCGAGCACGGTATTGTTGTTGCTCGCGACAAACTCATGAGTCAAGTGTGTGCTGTTGTGGAAAGTCAAGCGACTCCAACCATACACGGCGTCGTGGGTGTCCAAGCCAAATCTGCTGTATGGGTTTCGAGGGCTCTGCAGagagtcgaggccgtcgtaatgcccagcggcgccgttggtgaTGTACCACGGAGACGTGGGGTTGTTCAGCTCTGCCGGGTCAACAGTGCCATTGAGGCCCAGAGGAGCCAGGCGCTCGTAGACATGGGCGTGGCCTGACAAGTACAGGTCGACGTCGAACTCGACGAAAAGCGGCTCGAAGATATCATGGCACGCGGAGCAAAACGTGCTGTCGTTTGCGTGGCTGAGGTACAGGGGCCGGTGGCCGGCTACGACAATCCAGGGAGTCTTGGTGcggtccacggccgccaaaTCCGCCTTCAACCACGTCGTCTGGGCATCCATGGTGGCGTTGACCGGGTctgcgccgatgccgcccgagCCGCCCGCTTCGTCCGGGCCGATGAAGCCGTGGCCTAGGTCCGTCTCAGTATCGAGCTGGATGAAGTGCACCAGCCCGTTATCGAAGCTATACCAAAAATTGCCAGTGCCTCCAGAGACATCGCTTGGCATACGGAAGTGATTCTTGTAGCCGGTAAAATTGGTTTGACCCGGGAAGCAAATGCTGCTGTTGTACGTGATGTTGTGCGCCTTGTCCGTGGTGCCTCCGTTGTCGCAGTTGGCCTCGTGGTTGCCAGGACCAACCATGTACGGCCTcgtggcggtgacggccaTCATCTCATCGTAAAACTCGTTGAGGATGGACTCGTACACCCTGTATCCCTCTTCGATTGTGGTGTTTGGCAAGTAGCCTTGGATTTCCTCCTTGAGCCAGTAGTCGGCGTAGGCGATGTCGCCCGGGTGCCACAAAAACTGATACCCGGACAGGCTGCTGGTCAACGAGTCGATGGTGTTCTTCTCCCCGGGCTTGAGAACGTTGTTCGGGGACACACCATTGCCGGCCGTCGTGCTGAGACCCAGGCTGCCCATGGTGCCGAGgtcaacggcgacggcaaccgACAGCGACGCCTGGTCGCCGGTccggcggctcgtcgtgAAGCTGTACGGCCTCCTCCTGGCGTCTTTGCATTTGACAGAAAGCGGCGAGGGCAGATAGTAGTACGTGGTGTCGGGGGCCAGACCACTGATCAGCACGTGGTTGTTAAATGTCGTCGATGTAGGATAGGTGACCGACACGTCGGAGGAAGCGGTGTTGTTGAGATTGTCCTCGGAGAGGCCCCAGTGGACCTTGGGATGCTTGACGTGTTTGAGCGTGTTCCAGCTCACCGTCATGCCGTCGTTGCCATGGTATGCAAGGCGAATCTGTGCCGTGGTAGAGGTGTGCTccagtgcggcggcggcgaccggcaTGACTGCCGCGATGATCTTGACGAGGGCCTTCATACTGGGCATAGTGAGGCGCTATTGCTGTCCGTGACCGTCACGACGCAACATGTCTGTGCTTGGGTAGCGTCGGTGCGTGCCCTGGCTGGATTATAAGCAACTGGGCACCTTGGTTTCCTGGGAAAACATTCTACAGTACCTTACCGCACGCTGCCTGTGGCAAGCCTCGACTGCATCGTGTAGTGCCGACAACGGGGGTTCCTGCATCGTGCAGTCGATCTCCAGATTCCTAATT from Purpureocillium takamizusanense chromosome 3, complete sequence includes:
- a CDS encoding uncharacterized protein (COG:S~EggNog:ENOG503P1PC), with translation MAPVTNQMLNAKREANCVGLTTERKYFKVGHTWIKRSLRPAEWQTNPFTGTLVVPRFGTERILNEAAAMQFVAERTSIPVPKLHACFQDDEAAYLVMEYVNGVTMDELSATERKTVERELEGYLETLRALKSNSWGGPSGIIVPPYRVMVKLTRSDWKMKPRSSEDLVFCHNDFSTHNVLVDPSTLKVNAIIDWEYAGFYPIEFEGLFFRRPGPSIALEGEADDTDELVDIMLRNVAQ
- a CDS encoding uncharacterized protein (EggNog:ENOG503NY25~COG:G~SECRETED:SignalP(1-21~SECRETED:cutsite=AAA-LE~SECRETED:prob=0.3277)) — encoded protein: MPSMKALVKIIAAVMPVAAAALEHTSTTAQIRLAYHGNDGMTVSWNTLKHVKHPKVHWGLSEDNLNNTASSDVSVTYPTSTTFNNHVLISGLAPDTTYYYLPSPLSVKCKDARRRPYSFTTSRRTGDQASLSVAVAVDLGTMGSLGLSTTAGNGVSPNNVLKPGEKNTIDSLTSSLSGYQFLWHPGDIAYADYWLKEEIQGYLPNTTIEEGYRVYESILNEFYDEMMAVTATRPYMVGPGNHEANCDNGGTTDKAHNITYNSSICFPGQTNFTGYKNHFRMPSDVSGGTGNFWYSFDNGLVHFIQLDTETDLGHGFIGPDEAGGSGGIGADPVNATMDAQTTWLKADLAAVDRTKTPWIVVAGHRPLYLSHANDSTFCSACHDIFEPLFVEFDVDLYLSGHAHVYERLAPLGLNGTVDPAELNNPTSPWYITNGAAGHYDGLDSLQSPRNPYSRFGLDTHDAVYGWSRLTFHNSTHLTHEFVASNNNTVLDSATLYKAHG